A stretch of the Teretinema zuelzerae genome encodes the following:
- a CDS encoding TIR domain-containing protein translates to MATKRRVFYSFHYDNDVFRVQQIRNMGAIDGDEPVSKNDWETVKKGGDKAIEKWIDENMDGKSCVVVLIGEDTYKRPWVKHEIVKAWNEKRGLVGIYIHNLKDPKTGTCYKGTNPFEQFTCNSGKKLSDYVECYNPKSTDAYNDIKENLADWIEKAIEDRK, encoded by the coding sequence ATGGCAACAAAAAGAAGAGTTTTTTACAGTTTTCATTACGACAACGATGTTTTTAGAGTTCAACAAATTAGGAACATGGGTGCTATTGATGGAGATGAACCTGTCTCGAAGAATGACTGGGAAACAGTAAAGAAAGGTGGGGATAAAGCAATTGAAAAATGGATTGATGAAAATATGGATGGAAAAAGTTGTGTAGTTGTTCTTATAGGTGAAGATACTTATAAAAGACCGTGGGTTAAACATGAAATTGTAAAAGCTTGGAATGAAAAAAGAGGGCTTGTTGGTATTTACATACATAATTTGAAAGACCCAAAAACAGGAACTTGCTATAAGGGAACAAACCCTTTTGAACAATTTACTTGTAATAGTGGTAAAAAATTATCTGATTATGTAGAATGTTATAATCCTAAAAGTACAGACGCTTATAATGATATAAAAGAAAATCTTGCAGACTGGATTGAAAAAGCAATTGAAGACAGAAAATAA
- a CDS encoding SIR2 family protein — protein MKLDRDIESFINNYVKALKEKNAVAFIGSGMSVSQGFFDWKKLLKPVADKLGLDINDEQHDLTSLAQFFVDDHGGVRGELDQILVEEYGKTKMSVSDNHRILARLPIQIYWTTNYDRLIENALLEQGKTPDIKKAQSDLTVNLPKRDAIIYKMHGDIETVSETVLTKHEYEDYNKKRELFSNAFKSDYVSRTFLFIGFSFTDPNLDYLISRIRTTLGQNIKPDYYFIKKETDTRLQRRQELRANSLKKYGLNPLWINEYPEITTILKEVESRFLRTTILISGSAENYGSFGEKRAVELLHDLSKSLSNNSYKILTGFGWGVGSAVINGVLDNMESERNQNMDNYLIMRPFPQFETHGKNLKELWVEYRKRFIPLAGIAIFVFGNRKNKTTGVLEEATGVIDEFNIAFENGLLLIPIGATGFVSKCLWDQIIASFKDFFPNHEYLLDDFKLLGDTTIDNSVIIKTVLKIINTLNSRQ, from the coding sequence AATGTCGGTATCTCAAGGTTTTTTCGATTGGAAAAAACTATTAAAACCAGTTGCTGATAAGCTTGGGCTTGACATTAATGATGAGCAACATGATTTAACTTCATTGGCTCAATTTTTTGTTGACGATCATGGAGGAGTTAGGGGAGAACTAGACCAAATACTTGTCGAAGAATATGGTAAAACAAAAATGTCAGTCTCTGATAATCATCGGATTCTAGCTAGACTTCCAATTCAAATATATTGGACCACCAATTATGATAGACTAATTGAAAACGCATTATTAGAACAGGGTAAAACACCTGATATTAAAAAAGCACAATCAGATTTGACAGTAAATCTACCAAAGCGAGATGCAATTATATACAAAATGCATGGAGATATTGAAACTGTATCTGAAACAGTTCTAACAAAACATGAGTATGAAGATTATAATAAAAAAAGAGAATTGTTTAGTAATGCATTTAAAAGTGACTATGTTTCTAGAACATTTTTATTTATCGGATTCAGTTTTACTGATCCCAATCTTGACTACTTAATTAGTCGTATAAGAACAACATTAGGCCAGAATATAAAACCAGACTATTATTTCATAAAAAAAGAAACGGATACAAGATTGCAGAGAAGGCAAGAACTTAGAGCGAACTCCTTAAAAAAATACGGATTAAATCCATTATGGATAAATGAATATCCCGAAATAACTACAATTCTTAAGGAAGTAGAATCTAGATTTTTACGGACAACAATTTTAATATCAGGTAGCGCTGAAAATTATGGAAGTTTTGGTGAAAAAAGAGCTGTAGAACTTCTACATGACCTTAGCAAGTCTCTTTCAAATAATTCATACAAGATTCTGACAGGCTTTGGCTGGGGTGTTGGTAGTGCTGTAATTAACGGGGTTTTAGATAATATGGAAAGTGAAAGAAATCAAAACATGGACAATTACTTAATTATGAGACCTTTCCCTCAATTTGAAACTCACGGAAAAAACTTAAAAGAATTATGGGTCGAATATCGAAAAAGATTTATACCCTTAGCTGGTATTGCAATTTTTGTTTTTGGAAACAGAAAGAACAAAACTACCGGAGTTCTTGAAGAAGCAACTGGAGTAATTGATGAGTTCAACATTGCTTTTGAGAATGGACTCTTATTAATTCCTATTGGAGCCACAGGATTTGTGTCAAAATGCCTTTGGGATCAAATTATTGCTTCATTTAAGGATTTCTTTCCTAATCATGAATATTTACTTGACGATTTCAAACTACTTGGTGATACTACTATTGATAACTCAGTGATAATTAAAACCGTTTTAAAAATAATCAATACATTGAATTCAAGGCAATAG